CTGATCATCGGTTCTGCGTACGGACTGCACTTTTACAACGCTCTCTTCAGGTTCGAAGACAGAAAAGAGGCGATCAGGCACATCTTCAAGCCCGTCCTCTTTTCGATGCTCACCACCGCGGCGGGTTTCATGTCCTTCATATTCATAGACATAAGGGCTTTCAGGGAACTTGGAATCCTGGTTTCCTCTGGTCTTGCCGTTGTGGTACTTGTGATCTTCACCTCGGGCGTGGAACTCTTCAGAGATTACTCTCCAAAGAGGCTTCCCAGAAACTTTGGGATGAAATACGTGGGAAGAAAGGCGGCAAAGGTGGCACTCATCGTTTTTTTGATCATGGCCGGTCTGTCACCGTTTTTGCTCCCAAGGGTTCCGGTAGGTTCGGACATGGTATCCTACTTCAGCAAAAACTCTGAACCGGTAAAAGCTTACGATCTCATCGTGGACAAATTCAACATGAGAGAACCACTCTATCTGGTGCTGGAGAAGGACTCTCCCTTCGTTGGAACAGATTCCAGAATAATAAGGGATCTGGTTGAGAAGATAGAGCAGAGCGGTTATGTGTCCAGTGCTGTCTTCCCGGTCGATATACCCGTTCCGATAATGTACACTCTTTCTAGGACCAATCCCTTTTTGAAAACCTTCGTTGGAGACAGAAACAGAATAAGACTCATCGTCAATCTCACTCCAGAGGGATACGAGCACGCAAAAGAGGTTGTAAAGCAGATCAACGAGATCGTTGAGAAAACAGGCTGGCAACACTACGTTGCAGGCTCTGTGCTGATATGGAACGACATAAACGATAGTATCCTCAGGTCACAGATACAGAGCATCGTTCTTGCTTCCATCATGATCTTTGGCATGGTGTTTGCCATCTTTCGAAAATTTCTTTCTGCACTCAGCGTGATGATCCCTATTGCCTTCACAACGGTGTTCAACTTCATTTTCATGGTGTTTTTCGGTATCAACCTCGATGTTTCCACCTCGATCACATCCGGTATCCTCATGGGACTTGTGGTAGATTACTCGATACACATCGCCTCTGAAGAACGAAGGCTGAAAGATCCTCATCCAGTCATCGAAAACGTGGGACCGTCTGTTCTCACGAACGCGCTCGGTTTGATCGGTGGATTTGCTGTTTTGCTCTTTTCTGAACTTGCACTCTTCAAGAACATTTCGATTCTCATGATGCTCGGTATCGGTGTGGGAGCCACCTTCACTCTGATCGTTCAGCCGCTGATTCTCCAGGAAAAGAAAACGGAGACCTCTTGACGTAGAGTCCTTGAAATGCTAAACTATTCAAACGGAGTGGTGTGCCGAGGTGGCGGAACTGGCAGACGCGCATGACTCAGGATCATGTGGGGGTTTCCCCGTGCGGGTTCAAGTCCCGCCCTCGGCACCAGAGGAAGGCGGAGGTTTTTCCTCCGCTTTTTTTTGGAGGAAATCAGGGTGAAAGAAATCGAACTTTTTGGAGCGAGGGTCCTCTCCGGGAAGAGGGAAGAATTTCTGAACGAAATCGAAAAAAGGTTGGAAGAGAAGAAGAAAACCTTCGTGGTCACCATGAACGCTTCTATCCTTCTGAAGGCTGTGGAAGACAAAGAATACCGTGATATCATCAACTCCGCTGATCTGATCGTGCCCGATGGATCCGGTGTAGTCTGGGCGATGAAGTCCCTCACAGGTAATCACACGGAAAGGCTTCCTGGCATCGAGATAATGAAGTATCTCTGCGACAGATCGAAGGAAACCGGTTGGAGGGTTTACCTTCTTGGCTCAAAAGAAGAGATCGTCAAAAGAGCCGCCGATTCACTGAAAAGATCCGGTGTGAACGTTGCGGGATACCACCACGGCTTCTTTCGAGAGGAAGAATCAGAGAGGGTGGTGAGGGATATAAATGAAAGATCCACTGACCTTCTGTTCGTGGGAATGGGAGTTCCTCGCCAGGAGAAGTGGATACACAGGAACTTCCCTCGACTGAACGTGAGACTCGCCATGGGTGTTGGAGGATCCATAGATGTCATTTCCGGAAAAAAGAAGAGGGCTCCAGAATGGGTTCAGAGAATGAACCTTGAGTGGCTTTATCGGTTCTTTCAGTCTCCCGTCAGCAAAAGAAAGGTTCCTTTTCAGGTTCTGAAATTCGTATCTCTGGTTTTAATAGAAAAATTGAAAAACAGAAATCGAAGGCTCTTTTGAAGAGCCTTTATTTTTAAACGGGAGGTGTCTTCATGGAGTTTGAGGGAGCGGTTACCAGGGTGAGCGGCTGGCGATGGTTTCTTCTGGCACTTCAACACTTCGTTGCCATGTTCGGCGCCACCGTGCTGGTTCCACTGATCACCGGTCTAGATCCTCTTGTGGCACTCCTCACAGCGGGAATCGGTACCCTCATATTCCACTTTGTAACCGGTGGAATAGTCCCTGTTTTTCTGGGATCGAGTTTTGCCTTCATTGCTCCAATTCTTGCGGTTAAGGAACTGTACGGAGATCTTGCCTACGCAACCGGTGGAATATTCGTGGCAGGGCTCTTCTACGTGCTCTATGCGGTGATCGTGAAGATCGTAGGACCCGAGAAGATAAAAAAACTCCTTCCGCCAGTCGTCACCGGTAGCATGATCATGGTGATAGGACTCACCCTCAGTCCCGTTGCTATCCAGATGGCCTCCAGTGACTGGGCTCTCGCTCTCATCGTGATATCAACCGTTGTCTTCGTCTCAACCGTGATCAGAGGCTTTTTCAGCATGATACCTGTGATCACGGGAGTCTTCGTTGGTTACATCGCAGGACTTTTCATGGGAAAGATAGACACCACCGCCGTTTTGAGCACGCCCTTCTTCAACGTACCAAAGATCATGCTTCCCAAGTTCGATTACGGTGCGATTTTCATGATCGTTCCTGTCACTCTTGCCACCTTCATGGAGCACCTTGGAGATATCACCACGAACGGAGCGGTCGTGGGAAAGAACTTCTTTGACAAGCCAGGACTTCACAGGACTCTTCTCGGAGATGGGTTGGCCACGGCGGTTGCCGGTTTGCTCGGTGGTCCTGCGAACACCACCTACAGCGAAAACACGGGTGTTTTGGCTCTCACAAGGGTCTACGATCCGTCCGTTCTGAGGGGAGCTGCTCTCGTTGCCATATTCGCTGCGTTCGTTTCAAAGTTCGGTGCAATCCTTCAGACGATACCTCAGGCTGTGATGGGTGGTGTGAGTCTTGTTCTCTTTGGAATGATCACCTCGGTTGGAGTAAGAACGATGGTGAACGCTCAGGTGGATTTCTCCAAACCCAGAAACCTCATGATAGCTGCTCTGATGCTCACAACCGGTATAGGAGGAGCGGTTTTGAAGGTGGGAAGGGTCGAACTCAAAGGAATCGGACTTGCTGCACTCGTTGGAATCGTTCTGAATCTGATTCTTCCAAAAAGAGACTGAAAGGGGCATGATA
This genomic window from Thermotoga sp. SG1 contains:
- a CDS encoding RND family transporter; translation: MKKYVFTIVYVVLVIASFVVVFSLGKIETGPEVFLPGYNGDPERTTNENVKNLFRLNQDFGGSSSIVIVVESSESFFKDARALYDLHEELERKSYISNVMSPVNLPRLSGFRLESYFKNGTVSEDILNDPSAESFITKDGRYALLNVIFKKDVNAREKIPEIKSLVSKYFEKNYLFGEPVLDSALFKELVKQTLVYPVFMFLVIFFLFYYQLRSFRAALFSLIVPVLSTFFVFAVFFAVGKTLNTLTVMTISFLLIIGSAYGLHFYNALFRFEDRKEAIRHIFKPVLFSMLTTAAGFMSFIFIDIRAFRELGILVSSGLAVVVLVIFTSGVELFRDYSPKRLPRNFGMKYVGRKAAKVALIVFLIMAGLSPFLLPRVPVGSDMVSYFSKNSEPVKAYDLIVDKFNMREPLYLVLEKDSPFVGTDSRIIRDLVEKIEQSGYVSSAVFPVDIPVPIMYTLSRTNPFLKTFVGDRNRIRLIVNLTPEGYEHAKEVVKQINEIVEKTGWQHYVAGSVLIWNDINDSILRSQIQSIVLASIMIFGMVFAIFRKFLSALSVMIPIAFTTVFNFIFMVFFGINLDVSTSITSGILMGLVVDYSIHIASEERRLKDPHPVIENVGPSVLTNALGLIGGFAVLLFSELALFKNISILMMLGIGVGATFTLIVQPLILQEKKTETS
- a CDS encoding WecB/TagA/CpsF family glycosyltransferase, with protein sequence MKEIELFGARVLSGKREEFLNEIEKRLEEKKKTFVVTMNASILLKAVEDKEYRDIINSADLIVPDGSGVVWAMKSLTGNHTERLPGIEIMKYLCDRSKETGWRVYLLGSKEEIVKRAADSLKRSGVNVAGYHHGFFREEESERVVRDINERSTDLLFVGMGVPRQEKWIHRNFPRLNVRLAMGVGGSIDVISGKKKRAPEWVQRMNLEWLYRFFQSPVSKRKVPFQVLKFVSLVLIEKLKNRNRRLF
- a CDS encoding uracil-xanthine permease family protein, with translation MEFEGAVTRVSGWRWFLLALQHFVAMFGATVLVPLITGLDPLVALLTAGIGTLIFHFVTGGIVPVFLGSSFAFIAPILAVKELYGDLAYATGGIFVAGLFYVLYAVIVKIVGPEKIKKLLPPVVTGSMIMVIGLTLSPVAIQMASSDWALALIVISTVVFVSTVIRGFFSMIPVITGVFVGYIAGLFMGKIDTTAVLSTPFFNVPKIMLPKFDYGAIFMIVPVTLATFMEHLGDITTNGAVVGKNFFDKPGLHRTLLGDGLATAVAGLLGGPANTTYSENTGVLALTRVYDPSVLRGAALVAIFAAFVSKFGAILQTIPQAVMGGVSLVLFGMITSVGVRTMVNAQVDFSKPRNLMIAALMLTTGIGGAVLKVGRVELKGIGLAALVGIVLNLILPKRD